From Sander vitreus isolate 19-12246 unplaced genomic scaffold, sanVit1 ctg227_0, whole genome shotgun sequence, the proteins below share one genomic window:
- the nipal4 gene encoding magnesium transporter NIPA4 isoform X2, with product MGTTITRNIMNVQTGVVYNLWLGLTLALLSAFLIGSSVILKKKALLRLASGGHTRAGDGGHGYLKDWLWWGGLLTMGAGEVCNFAAYMFAPATLVTPLGALSVLISAVLSSYLLGEALNVLGKLGCLLCVLGSVLLVIHAPQEQDVTSLQDMTDKLLEPGFLVFVSAVLLLCLLLVFYVSPRFGRSNILVYISICSLLGAFTISSVKGLAIVIHTVFSDVSVLGRPLTWILLVTLIVSIVTQVNYLNKSLDTFNTLLVFPVYYVLFTSVVLLTSVVLFQEWNKMSVPDVVAALTAFLVIVVGVAMLQLFRDLQVTMKQLTNQLAPRVEQEGLPEVPANGHAAGRKEDKYTLMDNMVIDSLPPMREEGPRVFIIS from the exons ATGGGAACAACCATCACTCGTAACATTAtga ATGTGCAGACAGGTGTGGTCTACAACCTGTGGCTCGGCCTGACTCTGGCGCTGCTCTCTGCCTTCCTGATTGGCAGCAGCGTCATCCTGAAGAAGAAAGCTCTCCTCCGATTGGCTAGCGGCGGACACACCAGAGCAG gTGACGGCGGCCATGGCTACCTGAAGGACTGGCTGTGGTGGGGCGGCCTGCTGACCA TGGGAGCTGGGGAGGTGTGTAACTTTGCTGCCTACATGTTTGCTCCGGCGACTCTGGTGACTCCGCTGGGCGCTCTGAGTGTCCTCATCAG TGCCGTCCTGTCCTCCTACCTGCTGGGGGAGGCGCTCAACGTTTTGGGGAAGCTCGGCTGTCTGCTGTGCGTGCTGGGAAGCGTCCTGCTGGTCATCCACGCTCCGCAGGAACAGGACGTGACATCACTGCAGGACATGACCGACAAGTTGCTGGAGCCCG ggttcCTGGTGTTTGTGTCAGCTGTCTTGCTGCTCTGTTTGCTGCTGGTGTTTTACGTCTCTCCGCGGTTCGGCCGCTCCAACATCTTGGTCTACATCAGCATCTGCTCGCTGCTCGGAGCCTTCACCATCTCCTCCGTCAAGGGCCTCGCCATCGTCATCCACACCG tgTTTTCTGATGTTTCAGTGCTGGGTCGTCCTCTCACCTGGATCCTGCTCGTCACTCTCATTGTCTCCATAGTAACGCAG gtgaACTACCTGAACAAGTCTCTGGACACCTTCAACACTCTGCTGGTCTTCCCCGTGTACTACGTCCTCTTCACCTCCGTGGTGCTGCTCACCTCCGTCGTCCTCTTCCAGGAGTGGAACAAGATGTCCGTCCCCGACGTGGTCGCCGCGCTCACCGCCTTCCTGGTCATCGTGGTGGGCGTGGCCATGCTGCAACTCTTCAGAGACCTACAG GTGACGATGAagcagctgaccaatcagctggCTCCGCGGGTGGAGCAGGAGGGGCTTCCCGAGGTTCCAGCCAATGGACACGCGGCAGGAAGAAAAGAGGACAAATACACACTGATGGACAACATGGTGATAGACAGTCTGCCTCCGATGAGAGAGGAAGGGCCCAGAGTCTTCATCatcagctga
- the nipal4 gene encoding magnesium transporter NIPA4 isoform X1, giving the protein MMEDVHLNNETCRNDVQTGVVYNLWLGLTLALLSAFLIGSSVILKKKALLRLASGGHTRAGDGGHGYLKDWLWWGGLLTMGAGEVCNFAAYMFAPATLVTPLGALSVLISAVLSSYLLGEALNVLGKLGCLLCVLGSVLLVIHAPQEQDVTSLQDMTDKLLEPGFLVFVSAVLLLCLLLVFYVSPRFGRSNILVYISICSLLGAFTISSVKGLAIVIHTVFSDVSVLGRPLTWILLVTLIVSIVTQVNYLNKSLDTFNTLLVFPVYYVLFTSVVLLTSVVLFQEWNKMSVPDVVAALTAFLVIVVGVAMLQLFRDLQVTMKQLTNQLAPRVEQEGLPEVPANGHAAGRKEDKYTLMDNMVIDSLPPMREEGPRVFIIS; this is encoded by the exons ATGATGGAAGATGTTCACCTGAACAACGAGACGTGCAGAAACG ATGTGCAGACAGGTGTGGTCTACAACCTGTGGCTCGGCCTGACTCTGGCGCTGCTCTCTGCCTTCCTGATTGGCAGCAGCGTCATCCTGAAGAAGAAAGCTCTCCTCCGATTGGCTAGCGGCGGACACACCAGAGCAG gTGACGGCGGCCATGGCTACCTGAAGGACTGGCTGTGGTGGGGCGGCCTGCTGACCA TGGGAGCTGGGGAGGTGTGTAACTTTGCTGCCTACATGTTTGCTCCGGCGACTCTGGTGACTCCGCTGGGCGCTCTGAGTGTCCTCATCAG TGCCGTCCTGTCCTCCTACCTGCTGGGGGAGGCGCTCAACGTTTTGGGGAAGCTCGGCTGTCTGCTGTGCGTGCTGGGAAGCGTCCTGCTGGTCATCCACGCTCCGCAGGAACAGGACGTGACATCACTGCAGGACATGACCGACAAGTTGCTGGAGCCCG ggttcCTGGTGTTTGTGTCAGCTGTCTTGCTGCTCTGTTTGCTGCTGGTGTTTTACGTCTCTCCGCGGTTCGGCCGCTCCAACATCTTGGTCTACATCAGCATCTGCTCGCTGCTCGGAGCCTTCACCATCTCCTCCGTCAAGGGCCTCGCCATCGTCATCCACACCG tgTTTTCTGATGTTTCAGTGCTGGGTCGTCCTCTCACCTGGATCCTGCTCGTCACTCTCATTGTCTCCATAGTAACGCAG gtgaACTACCTGAACAAGTCTCTGGACACCTTCAACACTCTGCTGGTCTTCCCCGTGTACTACGTCCTCTTCACCTCCGTGGTGCTGCTCACCTCCGTCGTCCTCTTCCAGGAGTGGAACAAGATGTCCGTCCCCGACGTGGTCGCCGCGCTCACCGCCTTCCTGGTCATCGTGGTGGGCGTGGCCATGCTGCAACTCTTCAGAGACCTACAG GTGACGATGAagcagctgaccaatcagctggCTCCGCGGGTGGAGCAGGAGGGGCTTCCCGAGGTTCCAGCCAATGGACACGCGGCAGGAAGAAAAGAGGACAAATACACACTGATGGACAACATGGTGATAGACAGTCTGCCTCCGATGAGAGAGGAAGGGCCCAGAGTCTTCATCatcagctga
- the ins gene encoding insulin has product MAALWLQCVSLLAVLLVSWPGCQAAAQPQHLCGSHLVDALYLVCGERGFFYNPKRDVDPLMGFLPPKVGAAAGGENEVAEFAFKDQMEMMVKRGIVEQCCHRPCNIFDLQNYCN; this is encoded by the exons ATGGCGGCTCTGTGGCTccagtgtgtctctctgctggcCGTGCTGCTGGTGTCGTGGCCCGGCTGCCAGGCCGCCGCTCAGCCACAGCACCTGTGCGGCTCTCACCTGGTGGACGCGCTCTACCTGGTTTGCGGGGAGCGAGGCTTCTTCTACAACCCCAAGAGAGACGTGGACCCCCTGATGG GTTTCCTCCCTCCGAAGGTGGGCGCGGCGGCGGGCGGCGAGAACGAGGTGGCGGAGTTCGCCTTCAAGGACCAGATGGAGATGATGGTGAAGCGTGGCATCGTGGAGCAGTGCTGCCACCGGCCCTGCAACATCTTCGACCTGCAGAACTActgcaactaa